In Streptomyces sp. NBC_01707, a genomic segment contains:
- the kdpF gene encoding K(+)-transporting ATPase subunit F, whose translation MSVENIVGLIVAACLVVYLVVCLIFPEKF comes from the coding sequence GTGAGTGTGGAGAACATCGTCGGCCTGATCGTTGCCGCGTGCCTCGTGGTCTACCTGGTCGTCTGCTTGATCTTCCCTGAGAAGTTCTAG
- the kdpF gene encoding K(+)-transporting ATPase subunit F — MCEDEVSMTVGNAVGLVVAVALLAYLIVALIKPEKF, encoded by the coding sequence ATGTGTGAGGACGAGGTCTCGATGACCGTCGGGAACGCCGTCGGCCTGGTCGTGGCCGTCGCACTGCTCGCCTATCTGATCGTCGCCCTGATCAAGCCGGAGAAGTTCTGA
- the kdpB gene encoding potassium-transporting ATPase subunit KdpB — translation MSAPATLEPAPVQDVPPPRQERPRRIGAGMLDPKQLWLALPQALRKLNPVTLFRNPVMFVTEVGAALTTGMAVVHPGLFGWLITGWLWLTVVFANLAEAVAESRGKAQADALRKTRQQTTAWRLAGWEPGAAEDSCLEEAVAASELRRGDIVSVPAGDLIPGDGDVIEGAASVDESAITGESAPVIRESGGDRSAVTGGTRVLSDHLVVRITQEPGESFLDRMITLVEGANRQKTPNELALNLLLVMLTFVFLVAVVTLQPMAIFSKDAMAAAHDTAALTSDGVTAIVLVSLLVCLIPTTIGALLSAIGIAGMDRLVQRNVLAMSGRAVEAAGDVNTLLLDKTGTITFGNRRASAFLPVGTASTERLAKASLLSSLADETPEGRSIVEYARTEHRSVVEDTRTANGAEWVPFTAATRMSGVDLPGGLRLRKGAAASVAAWVREQGGEVPLALDATVDHVSASGGTPLAVAESRSDGTAEVLGVVHLKDVVKPGLRERFDELRRMGIRTVMITGDNPVTARAIAEEAGVDDFLAEATPEDKLELIKREQAGGHLVAMTGDGTNDAPALAQADVGVAMNTGTSAAKEAGNMVDLDSDPTKIIEIVEIGKQLLITRGALTTFSIANDIAKYFAILPAMFAAVYPGLDRLNIMDLHSPLSAILSAVVFNAVVIVALIPLALRGVRYRPSSASTLLTRNLWIYGLGGVIAPFLAIKFIDFALVQFIPGI, via the coding sequence ATGTCCGCCCCCGCCACGCTCGAACCCGCCCCCGTCCAGGACGTGCCACCTCCGCGCCAAGAACGGCCGCGTCGGATCGGTGCCGGAATGCTCGATCCCAAGCAGCTGTGGCTCGCGCTCCCCCAGGCGCTCCGCAAGCTGAATCCGGTGACCCTGTTCCGCAATCCGGTCATGTTCGTCACCGAGGTCGGTGCCGCGCTCACCACCGGCATGGCAGTCGTCCACCCCGGTCTCTTCGGCTGGCTGATCACCGGCTGGCTGTGGCTGACGGTGGTCTTCGCCAATCTCGCCGAGGCCGTGGCCGAGAGCCGCGGCAAGGCGCAGGCCGACGCTCTGCGCAAGACTCGGCAGCAGACCACCGCATGGCGGCTCGCGGGCTGGGAGCCCGGGGCGGCGGAGGACTCCTGCCTCGAAGAGGCCGTCGCCGCCTCCGAGCTCAGGCGCGGCGACATCGTCTCCGTACCGGCCGGGGACCTGATCCCCGGTGACGGCGACGTCATCGAGGGCGCCGCCAGCGTCGACGAGTCCGCCATAACCGGTGAATCCGCGCCGGTCATCCGCGAGTCCGGCGGCGATCGGAGTGCCGTCACCGGAGGCACCCGGGTACTCTCCGACCACCTGGTCGTACGGATCACCCAAGAGCCCGGAGAGAGCTTCCTGGACCGGATGATCACCCTGGTGGAGGGTGCCAACCGGCAGAAGACCCCCAACGAGCTGGCGCTCAACCTGCTGCTGGTCATGCTGACCTTCGTCTTCCTGGTCGCCGTCGTGACCCTGCAGCCGATGGCGATCTTCTCCAAGGACGCGATGGCCGCCGCGCACGACACCGCGGCGCTGACCTCGGACGGCGTGACCGCCATCGTGCTGGTGTCGCTCCTGGTCTGTCTGATTCCGACGACCATCGGCGCGCTGCTCTCGGCGATCGGCATCGCGGGCATGGACCGGCTGGTGCAGAGAAACGTACTGGCCATGTCCGGGCGGGCAGTTGAAGCCGCGGGCGACGTCAACACCCTGCTGCTCGACAAGACCGGCACGATCACCTTCGGCAACCGGCGGGCGAGCGCGTTCCTGCCGGTCGGGACAGCCTCGACGGAGCGGCTGGCGAAGGCCTCGCTCCTTTCCAGCCTGGCCGACGAGACGCCCGAGGGCCGGTCGATCGTCGAGTACGCCCGCACCGAGCACCGCTCGGTCGTCGAGGACACCCGTACCGCGAACGGCGCCGAGTGGGTGCCGTTCACCGCCGCGACACGTATGTCCGGGGTCGACCTCCCCGGCGGTCTGCGGCTGCGCAAGGGCGCCGCGGCATCGGTCGCGGCATGGGTGCGCGAGCAGGGCGGCGAGGTACCGTTGGCGCTGGACGCCACCGTGGATCACGTCTCCGCGTCCGGCGGTACGCCGCTGGCCGTGGCGGAGTCGAGGAGTGACGGCACCGCCGAGGTACTCGGCGTCGTCCACCTCAAGGACGTCGTCAAACCGGGCCTGCGCGAACGCTTCGACGAGCTGCGCCGCATGGGCATCCGTACGGTGATGATCACCGGAGACAACCCGGTGACGGCCCGGGCGATCGCCGAGGAGGCGGGTGTCGACGACTTCCTGGCCGAGGCTACTCCCGAGGACAAGCTGGAGCTGATCAAGCGCGAGCAGGCCGGCGGTCATCTCGTCGCCATGACGGGGGACGGTACGAACGACGCCCCGGCACTCGCGCAGGCGGACGTCGGCGTGGCGATGAACACCGGTACGTCGGCCGCCAAGGAGGCCGGCAACATGGTCGACCTCGACTCCGACCCCACGAAGATCATCGAGATCGTCGAGATCGGCAAGCAACTCCTGATCACCCGGGGCGCGTTGACGACGTTTTCGATCGCCAACGACATCGCCAAGTACTTCGCGATCCTGCCGGCGATGTTCGCGGCGGTGTACCCGGGGCTCGACCGGCTCAACATCATGGATCTGCACTCGCCACTGTCCGCGATCCTCTCGGCGGTCGTCTTCAACGCGGTGGTCATCGTGGCGCTGATCCCGCTCGCCCTGCGCGGTGTGCGCTACCGGCCTTCCTCCGCCTCCACCCTGCTCACCCGCAACCTGTGGATCTACGGACTCGGCGGCGTGATCGCCCCGTTCCTGGCCATCAAGTTCATCGACTTCGCCCTCGTCCAGTTCATCCCGGGGATCTGA
- a CDS encoding potassium-transporting ATPase subunit C → MTRIPHWLAQHVAALRVVLVLTLLTGLAYPLAMVAAAQVPGLGGTSEVIGADGRPAGSSLIGQTFTDAKGNPVKKYFQSRPSNAGTGYDATASGAGNQGPESVVDTKDRPSLLTLVCGRSKAVGDLEGVDGSRPYCTDDGVGAVLGVFYDGGTSGRATRAVSLDQACPAKPFLASYRGLRVTCAKPGADYSHAVIVPVRGNAPADPVVPPDAVTASGSGLDPHISPAYAKLQAQRIARERGASVSDVRKLIEKHTTGRALGVLGERGVNVVELNIALDRTYPKQGA, encoded by the coding sequence ATGACACGCATCCCACACTGGCTAGCCCAGCACGTCGCAGCGCTGCGGGTGGTCCTCGTGCTGACTCTTCTGACCGGTCTGGCCTATCCGCTGGCCATGGTGGCGGCAGCCCAGGTCCCGGGCCTCGGCGGCACGTCGGAGGTGATCGGCGCCGACGGCAGACCGGCCGGATCCTCGCTGATCGGCCAGACGTTCACCGACGCCAAGGGCAACCCTGTCAAGAAGTACTTCCAGTCCCGGCCCTCCAACGCCGGTACGGGATACGACGCCACGGCGTCCGGCGCCGGCAACCAGGGCCCCGAGTCCGTCGTCGACACCAAGGACAGGCCGAGCCTGCTCACCCTGGTGTGCGGGCGCAGCAAGGCGGTCGGCGATCTCGAAGGTGTCGACGGCTCGCGCCCGTACTGCACGGACGACGGCGTGGGTGCGGTCCTCGGCGTCTTCTACGACGGCGGTACGAGCGGACGTGCCACCCGGGCCGTCAGTCTCGACCAGGCCTGTCCGGCGAAGCCGTTCCTCGCCTCCTACAGGGGACTTCGCGTCACATGCGCGAAACCCGGCGCGGACTACAGCCACGCCGTGATCGTCCCCGTGCGCGGCAACGCCCCGGCGGACCCTGTCGTCCCCCCCGACGCGGTCACCGCGAGCGGCAGCGGACTCGACCCGCACATCAGCCCGGCGTACGCGAAGCTCCAGGCACAGCGAATCGCTCGTGAGCGCGGAGCGAGCGTGTCCGACGTACGCAAGCTGATCGAAAAACACACCACCGGCCGCGCGCTCGGCGTGCTCGGCGAGCGCGGCGTCAATGTCGTCGAGCTCAACATCGCCCTCGACCGTACGTATCCGAAGCAGGGAGCCTGA
- the kdpA gene encoding potassium-transporting ATPase subunit KdpA, which produces MAAWIQASLVLAVVVGLHVPLGDHMARVLDGGKHWRGERTLYRVCGIDPDKEQTWRHYLTAVVAFSVMSIAALFALFTLQGRLPWSTGHEGMPWRLALHTAVSFTTNTSWQNYAGESTTGHLAVMAGLGVQAFASAAVGICVALALVRGLTRRSTDDLGNFWVDLLRTIFRVLVPIAVVGGLILMAGGVVQSLGAGHTFTTVTGDKQTILEGPVGSWEPLKLFSGDGGGVFNASSAHPFENPSAWTNAVEIVLMLLIPTACIRMFGRMIGSLKQSWTLLTVVGILLGLLLAAGTLAQSAHTGTVTQAVAGQYEGTETRFGIPGSTLFGVGATASADGAANSSYDSFSSLGGGVLLSAMMLGEIAPGGTGSGLYGLIVVVLVAVFIGGLMVGRTPEYLRKRIGFGEMRWVVVYALIPPTVILASTGIALAFDDGRTSMGNPGAHGLTELIYAYTSNTNSNGSSMAGFNGATDFHNLLMVFAMLAGRYLPMACVLALAGRLAKQQPGVVTAGTLRAQGVNFVVLATAAAVILALLNYLPALSLGTIADGLS; this is translated from the coding sequence ATGGCGGCCTGGATCCAGGCATCGCTCGTCCTCGCCGTGGTCGTGGGGCTGCACGTCCCGCTCGGCGACCACATGGCCCGCGTCCTCGACGGCGGGAAGCACTGGCGGGGGGAGAGAACCCTCTACCGCGTCTGCGGAATCGACCCGGACAAGGAGCAGACCTGGCGGCACTACCTCACCGCCGTGGTCGCCTTCTCCGTCATGAGCATCGCGGCGCTCTTCGCCCTCTTCACCCTTCAGGGAAGGCTTCCCTGGTCGACGGGGCACGAGGGCATGCCGTGGCGGCTAGCACTGCACACCGCCGTCTCCTTCACGACGAACACCAGTTGGCAGAACTACGCGGGCGAGTCGACCACCGGGCATCTCGCCGTCATGGCGGGCCTGGGTGTCCAGGCGTTCGCGTCGGCGGCGGTCGGCATCTGTGTGGCCCTCGCCCTGGTCCGGGGCCTGACCCGACGGTCCACGGACGACCTCGGCAACTTCTGGGTCGACCTGCTGCGCACGATCTTCCGCGTCCTGGTGCCGATCGCGGTCGTCGGCGGCCTGATCCTGATGGCCGGCGGTGTCGTCCAGAGCCTCGGCGCCGGGCACACCTTCACCACGGTCACGGGTGACAAGCAGACGATCCTCGAGGGACCTGTCGGCTCCTGGGAGCCGCTGAAGCTGTTCTCCGGCGACGGCGGCGGTGTCTTCAACGCCAGCAGCGCCCACCCCTTCGAGAACCCGAGCGCCTGGACCAACGCCGTCGAGATCGTGCTGATGCTGCTCATCCCGACGGCCTGCATCCGCATGTTCGGCCGGATGATCGGCAGTCTGAAGCAGAGCTGGACCCTGCTCACCGTCGTCGGGATCCTCCTCGGCCTGCTCCTCGCCGCGGGCACGCTCGCGCAGAGTGCCCACACCGGCACCGTCACCCAGGCGGTCGCCGGACAGTACGAAGGCACCGAGACCCGCTTCGGCATCCCCGGCTCGACACTGTTCGGCGTAGGGGCCACGGCTTCGGCGGACGGCGCGGCCAACTCCTCGTACGACAGCTTCTCCAGCCTCGGCGGCGGGGTGCTGCTGTCCGCGATGATGCTAGGCGAGATCGCGCCCGGCGGCACCGGCAGCGGGCTCTACGGCCTGATCGTGGTGGTTCTGGTGGCCGTCTTCATCGGCGGCCTGATGGTCGGCCGCACGCCCGAATACCTGCGCAAACGGATCGGTTTCGGGGAGATGCGGTGGGTGGTCGTGTACGCGCTGATCCCGCCCACGGTGATCCTCGCGTCCACGGGTATCGCACTCGCCTTCGACGACGGCCGGACCTCGATGGGCAATCCGGGAGCACACGGCCTGACCGAGCTCATCTACGCCTACACCAGCAACACCAACAGCAACGGCAGCTCGATGGCGGGCTTCAACGGCGCAACCGACTTCCACAACCTGCTGATGGTGTTCGCGATGCTGGCCGGCCGCTACCTCCCGATGGCCTGCGTCCTGGCCCTGGCCGGACGTCTCGCCAAGCAGCAACCGGGCGTCGTCACAGCCGGCACGCTGCGCGCCCAGGGAGTCAACTTCGTCGTCCTGGCCACTGCGGCGGCCGTCATCCTGGCGTTGCTCAACTACCTTCCGGCGCTGTCCCTGGGCACCATCGCCGACGGACTGTCGTAA
- a CDS encoding NAD-binding protein, producing the protein MVICGDDGLARRLAVELDAVCGEAVTVVLPSRRDEHGAEIAALHRDPHSPIELLVATHLDEQTLRSAGVQRAAALALTYADDQVNMTAALLARGLNPSVRLVIRMFNRERGRHLERLLDRAAAEARAGNDDDPRPDMSTTVLSDADTAVPELVAAAAVGYGHTLQVEGKVFRGVVRAAGAPPRSTDLATLAVLSGAHQDDPASDDSPETPGEDGTQLLPDTRTAYHRQFTHGRLMLEEVTHHHAPEPAARERRGRVGGWLRARLAHLPWRVFLSREVIAVFGALAAIVVALAAATALFAHEHPWWKNVYLPLLDIFTMGDPATDETVSRRVLQLFAGFVGLAVLPLVVAATMNATEAFRTASVGLPPADDLTDHIVVVGLGKIGTRVLAQLCTTDHKVVAVERDPHARGVALARELDVPLVLEDAGGPGVLDRARIRHSRSLLVLTRDDSENLDIVMAARETTPSVRVVMRLYDDDFAATVQRTLRASYPQAPTRSRSVSALAAPSFAAAMMGRHVLGVMPVERGSLLFTVVDVAGHPELEGRSIHQAFREHEWRVLAVGSAVVPPTPSSSDTLTGIRLRRPGFDWRPSHGRVLRAGDRVVLATTRRGLDILMTGVQPHPADRRG; encoded by the coding sequence ATGGTGATTTGCGGCGACGACGGGCTCGCGCGCCGGCTCGCCGTCGAACTGGACGCCGTGTGCGGCGAGGCCGTCACCGTCGTACTGCCGTCACGAAGGGACGAGCACGGCGCCGAGATCGCCGCGCTGCACCGCGACCCGCATTCGCCCATCGAGCTGCTGGTGGCGACACACCTGGACGAACAGACCCTGCGGTCCGCGGGCGTACAGCGTGCCGCGGCCCTCGCGCTGACCTACGCCGACGACCAGGTCAACATGACCGCGGCGCTGCTGGCTCGAGGCCTCAACCCCTCCGTACGCCTGGTCATCCGCATGTTCAACCGCGAGCGCGGACGCCATCTGGAACGCCTCCTGGACCGCGCGGCCGCTGAGGCCAGGGCCGGAAACGACGACGATCCCCGGCCGGACATGTCGACCACGGTGCTGTCCGACGCCGACACCGCCGTGCCGGAGCTGGTGGCCGCAGCCGCGGTCGGCTACGGCCACACACTGCAGGTCGAGGGCAAGGTGTTCCGCGGCGTCGTACGAGCCGCGGGCGCGCCGCCCCGGTCGACCGATCTGGCCACACTCGCCGTGCTCTCCGGCGCGCACCAGGACGACCCGGCGAGCGACGACAGCCCCGAGACACCGGGCGAGGACGGTACCCAGCTGCTGCCGGACACCCGCACCGCCTACCACCGGCAGTTCACACACGGTCGCCTGATGCTCGAAGAGGTCACCCATCACCACGCGCCCGAGCCGGCCGCCCGGGAGCGGCGTGGCCGCGTCGGTGGCTGGCTGAGGGCTCGGCTCGCGCATCTGCCGTGGAGGGTCTTCCTCTCCCGCGAGGTCATCGCCGTCTTCGGCGCGCTGGCCGCGATCGTCGTTGCGCTCGCGGCCGCCACGGCGTTGTTCGCGCACGAGCACCCTTGGTGGAAGAACGTCTACCTGCCCTTGCTGGACATCTTCACCATGGGAGATCCGGCCACCGACGAGACGGTGTCCCGCCGGGTGCTGCAGTTGTTCGCGGGCTTCGTCGGACTCGCCGTGCTCCCGCTCGTCGTGGCCGCGACCATGAACGCCACCGAGGCGTTCCGGACCGCCTCCGTCGGTCTCCCGCCCGCCGACGACCTCACCGACCACATCGTCGTGGTCGGCCTCGGAAAGATCGGCACCCGCGTGCTCGCTCAGCTGTGCACCACCGACCACAAGGTCGTGGCCGTCGAACGGGACCCGCACGCGCGCGGCGTCGCCCTCGCCCGTGAACTCGACGTACCGCTGGTGCTGGAGGACGCCGGAGGGCCAGGTGTCCTCGACCGGGCGCGCATCCGGCACAGCAGGTCACTGCTGGTGCTCACCCGCGACGACAGCGAGAACCTCGACATCGTGATGGCCGCACGCGAGACCACCCCGAGCGTGCGAGTGGTGATGCGGCTGTACGACGACGACTTCGCGGCCACTGTCCAGCGCACACTGCGCGCCTCCTACCCTCAGGCCCCCACTCGCAGCCGCAGTGTCTCGGCGCTCGCCGCACCGTCCTTCGCCGCCGCGATGATGGGCCGTCATGTGCTGGGGGTGATGCCGGTCGAGCGCGGCTCGCTGCTGTTCACCGTGGTGGACGTGGCCGGACACCCCGAGCTCGAAGGACGCTCGATCCACCAGGCGTTCCGGGAGCACGAGTGGCGGGTCCTGGCCGTCGGTTCGGCCGTGGTCCCGCCTACGCCGTCGTCGTCGGATACGCTCACCGGCATCCGGTTGCGGCGACCCGGATTCGACTGGCGCCCGTCGCACGGGCGAGTTCTACGTGCGGGCGACCGCGTCGTGCTGGCGACGACGCGGCGTGGCCTGGACATCCTCATGACTGGGGTACAGCCGCATCCGGCGGACAGGCGGGGATGA
- a CDS encoding ATP-binding protein, with protein sequence MSDVRANRVGARTDGGEVRTGGGDVRRGRLKVYLGAAPGVGKTYRMLDEARRRAARGADVVVGFVECHGRPGTEAMLDGLEVVERAPCSYHGAEFTEMDLAEVLARRPQVAIVDEFAHSNVPGGDRNPKRWQDVEELLAAGIDVISALNIQHLESLNDVVEKITRVPQHETVPDEVVRRANQIELVDMPPEGLRRRMAHGNIYAPAKVDAALANYFRPGNLTALRQLALLWVADRVDEALQSYRSEHGIGGIWEIRERVVVALTGGPEGDTLIRRAARIADRSAGGDLLAVHVTRSDGLAAGSSHASLVRQRRLIEDLGGSYHSVVGDDVATALVEFARAENATQLVLGTSRRGRLERFVTGRGTGETVVERSGDIDIHTVTHERAGRGTLLPSRRRTLSTARRIAGPVAGLLLPVALTLLLDLGAARDRLNLTSEALLFLLAVVGVACIGGVASAVIASVTASLLLNYWFIPPVGRFTLNDPNALLALAVFAVVAAIVAAVVDRSLRLSRRSARATAEAETMSSLAGTIVRGGATIPALVERTRETFGMDSAELVDDPPAGDDVTAVPAGPGSFLVLHGRPLPSSERRVLAAFAAHVGAAVERARLAEAAAEIEPVKAADRMRTALLRAVGHDLRTPLAAGWAAVSSLRSRDVEFSDEDRGELLATADESMAKLNRLVENLLDLSRLQAGALALDLRATTFEEILPAALADTPEVEVGDLEEVPAVLADPPLLERVVANLAGNAARHSPAGHKVLLTASTHAGRVELRVVDRGPGLPPTDRDRLFEPFQRLGDTDNTTGLGLGLALSRGLTEAMDGTLTPEDTPGGGLTMVLSLPFAERAEHRGGTRSVGGRRGR encoded by the coding sequence ATGAGTGACGTACGGGCCAACAGGGTTGGCGCACGGACCGACGGGGGTGAGGTACGGACCGGTGGCGGTGATGTACGTCGCGGTCGCCTGAAGGTCTACCTCGGGGCCGCCCCGGGGGTGGGCAAGACCTACCGCATGCTCGACGAGGCGCGACGCAGAGCGGCACGCGGCGCCGATGTCGTCGTGGGGTTCGTCGAGTGCCACGGGCGCCCCGGCACGGAGGCGATGCTCGACGGCCTGGAAGTCGTCGAGCGAGCGCCGTGCTCCTACCACGGCGCCGAGTTCACGGAGATGGACCTCGCCGAGGTCCTCGCGCGCCGACCGCAGGTCGCGATCGTGGACGAGTTCGCCCACAGCAACGTCCCTGGCGGCGACCGCAACCCCAAGCGCTGGCAGGACGTCGAGGAGCTGCTCGCGGCAGGGATCGATGTCATCAGCGCGCTCAACATCCAGCATCTCGAATCCCTCAACGACGTCGTCGAGAAGATCACCAGGGTGCCGCAGCACGAGACCGTGCCCGATGAGGTCGTCCGCAGAGCGAACCAGATCGAGCTGGTGGACATGCCGCCCGAAGGGCTGCGCCGCCGGATGGCGCACGGCAACATCTATGCGCCCGCGAAGGTCGACGCGGCGCTCGCCAACTACTTCCGACCCGGCAATCTGACGGCGCTGCGTCAGCTTGCCCTGCTGTGGGTGGCCGACCGCGTCGACGAGGCGCTTCAGTCGTACCGCTCCGAGCACGGCATCGGTGGGATCTGGGAGATTCGGGAGCGGGTCGTGGTCGCGCTGACCGGCGGCCCCGAGGGCGACACCCTCATCCGGCGGGCTGCCCGCATCGCCGACCGTTCGGCCGGCGGTGACCTGCTCGCCGTCCACGTCACGCGCAGCGACGGGCTCGCCGCGGGCTCCTCGCACGCATCCCTGGTCCGGCAGCGGCGGCTGATCGAGGACCTCGGCGGCAGCTACCACTCCGTGGTCGGTGATGACGTCGCCACCGCCCTGGTGGAGTTCGCGCGTGCGGAGAACGCCACCCAGCTCGTGCTCGGCACCAGCCGCCGGGGCCGCCTCGAACGCTTCGTCACCGGACGCGGCACCGGCGAGACGGTTGTCGAACGCTCCGGCGACATCGACATCCACACCGTCACGCACGAACGCGCCGGGCGCGGCACGCTGCTGCCGTCGCGCAGACGTACCCTGTCCACCGCACGCCGGATCGCGGGCCCGGTCGCCGGCCTGCTGCTGCCGGTGGCGCTCACCCTCCTGTTGGATCTGGGCGCAGCCCGGGACAGACTCAACCTCACCAGCGAGGCCCTGCTCTTCCTGCTCGCCGTGGTGGGGGTGGCCTGCATAGGCGGGGTCGCGTCGGCGGTCATCGCGTCGGTGACGGCGTCCCTGCTGCTCAACTACTGGTTCATCCCTCCCGTCGGGCGATTCACGCTGAACGATCCGAACGCCCTGCTGGCGCTGGCGGTCTTCGCGGTGGTGGCCGCCATAGTGGCTGCTGTCGTCGACCGTTCCCTGCGTCTGTCGCGGCGCTCGGCGCGGGCCACCGCCGAGGCGGAGACCATGTCGTCCCTCGCGGGCACCATCGTGCGCGGCGGCGCGACGATCCCGGCGTTGGTGGAACGCACCCGCGAGACCTTCGGCATGGACTCGGCGGAGCTGGTGGACGACCCGCCCGCAGGGGACGACGTGACGGCTGTACCCGCGGGCCCCGGCTCCTTCCTGGTGCTGCACGGCCGTCCCCTGCCGTCCTCCGAACGGCGCGTCCTGGCCGCCTTCGCCGCGCATGTGGGTGCCGCCGTCGAACGGGCCCGGCTTGCCGAGGCCGCCGCCGAGATCGAACCGGTCAAGGCCGCCGACCGGATGCGTACGGCGCTGCTGCGGGCGGTCGGCCACGACCTGCGCACCCCGCTCGCCGCCGGCTGGGCAGCCGTCTCCTCGCTGCGCAGCCGTGACGTGGAGTTCTCCGACGAGGACCGGGGCGAGCTCCTCGCCACTGCCGACGAGTCGATGGCCAAGCTGAACCGACTGGTGGAGAACCTCCTCGACCTCAGCCGACTGCAGGCCGGGGCGCTCGCCCTGGACCTGCGCGCCACCACGTTCGAGGAGATCCTGCCGGCGGCGCTGGCGGACACGCCTGAGGTGGAGGTGGGGGACCTGGAGGAGGTTCCGGCCGTGCTGGCCGACCCGCCCTTGCTGGAGCGAGTGGTCGCCAACCTCGCGGGTAACGCCGCCCGCCACAGTCCGGCCGGGCACAAGGTGCTGCTGACCGCCAGCACCCACGCAGGCCGCGTCGAACTGCGCGTCGTCGACCGCGGACCGGGCCTCCCGCCCACCGACCGCGACCGCCTCTTCGAACCCTTTCAGCGCCTCGGCGACACCGACAACACCACCGGACTCGGCCTGGGCCTGGCCCTGTCCCGGGGCCTGACCGAGGCCATGGACGGCACCCTCACCCCGGAGGACACCCCCGGCGGGGGCCTGACCATGGTGCTGTCCCTGCCCTTCGCCGAGCGGGCGGAGCACCGCGGTGGTACGCGGAGCGTAGGAGGGCGGCGGGGCCGGTGA